The following coding sequences are from one Nilaparvata lugens isolate BPH chromosome 4, ASM1435652v1, whole genome shotgun sequence window:
- the LOC111058902 gene encoding PRELI domain-containing protein 1, mitochondrial has translation MVKYFESSTVFHFTWEQVAQGFWKRYPNPESQHVLSEDTVHREVRDNKLISKRLLTKTNRPPKWGEKFISARTVRIVEESIVDLKQKTLTTYTRNIGYASVMTAVEKVVYKPSEENANWTVATRSAWVDSSVFGFGRAIQAFGLERMKKNCHKMVIGFNHVLNAMFPKAKSDDLGLGQSAATANASAVNLSSVQTGKEKLKDAAKKASDLAKAKAESLYASASCHPSQSS, from the exons ATGGtgaaatattttgaatcaaGTACGGTGTTTCATTTCACATGGGAGCAAGTTGCTCAAGGATTTTGGAAACGGTACCCTAATCCTGAAAG TCAACATGTTCTGTCTGAAGACACAGTACATAGGGAGGTGAGAGACAACAAGCTCATATCTAAAAGACTGCTTACAAAGACTAACAGACCACCGAAATGGGGTGAAAAATTCATCAGTGCCAGAACTGTCCGAATAGTGGAGGAGTCCATTGTCGATCTCAAGCAGAAAACACTCACCACCTATACTAGAAACATTGGATATGCTTCTGTTATG ACCGCTGTCGAGAAGGTAGTGTACAAACCGAGCGAGGAGAATGCGAACTGGACGGTGGCGACTCGCAGTGCGTGGGTCGACTCGAGTGTGTTCGGCTTTGGCCGTGCAATCCAGGCGTTCGGTTTGGAGCGAATGAAGAAGAACTGCCATAAAATGGTGATCGGCTTCAACCACGTGCTCAACGCCATGTTCCCCAAGGCGAAGAGCGACGACCTCGGCCTCGGCCAGAGTGCGGCCACCGCCAATGCGAGTGCCGTCAACCTTTCCTCAGTCCAAACTGGCAAGGAGAAGCTGAAGGATGCCGCCAAGAAAGCCTCCGATCTGGCCAAAGCCAAGGCCGAAAGTCTCTACGCGTCGGCCTCCTGCCACCCTAGCCAGTCGTCCTAG